In the Candidatus Cloacimonas acidaminovorans str. Evry genome, one interval contains:
- a CDS encoding RNA methyltransferase yields MKLSTHYSETKFKSFTFEEQIGALNKLILSLEKNLTEAEKRSQIIEHILELYLLVEKPLPQKMQLFIKELNPHLSPHQLLNKLYFYCDGALRKDSQMALSTEKEKVILDPDIRQKAKRITVICDNLRSVFNVGSLFRTAECLGIGKIIVCGITPTPEHSNMPKTAMGTEKLVAWQYFPSTTEAIAFCHQEGFFIYALETIDNAKSVFQTVYQFPLAIVIGNEALGIESSILELCDEFITLPQLGWKNSLNVGVATGIVLYQILFGGFNG; encoded by the coding sequence ATGAAACTTTCCACTCATTACAGCGAAACCAAATTCAAGTCCTTTACCTTTGAGGAACAGATAGGAGCATTGAATAAACTTATCTTATCATTAGAAAAGAATTTAACGGAAGCGGAAAAACGCTCTCAGATAATTGAGCATATTTTGGAATTATATCTTTTGGTGGAAAAACCCTTACCTCAAAAAATGCAGCTCTTTATAAAAGAATTAAATCCTCACTTAAGTCCTCATCAATTATTGAATAAACTCTATTTTTACTGTGATGGAGCTCTCAGAAAAGATAGTCAGATGGCACTTTCAACGGAAAAAGAAAAAGTTATTCTTGATCCTGATATTCGCCAAAAAGCAAAACGGATAACCGTGATTTGTGATAATTTACGCTCGGTTTTTAATGTTGGTTCTCTTTTTCGGACTGCGGAATGCTTAGGGATAGGAAAAATTATTGTCTGCGGAATAACCCCTACTCCGGAACATAGTAATATGCCAAAAACGGCTATGGGAACGGAAAAACTCGTTGCCTGGCAATATTTTCCCAGCACTACTGAAGCAATTGCTTTTTGCCATCAAGAAGGTTTTTTTATTTATGCTCTGGAAACGATAGATAACGCAAAAAGTGTATTTCAGACCGTTTATCAATTTCCTCTTGCGATTGTTATCGGAAATGAAGCTCTTGGCATAGAATCATCAATTTTAGAGCTTTGTGATGAATTTATCACTTTGCCCCAATTGGGTTGGAAAAATTCTTTAAATGTAGGCGTGGCAACAGGAATTGTCCTTTATCAAATTCTGTTTGGAGGTTTTAATGGATAA
- a CDS encoding NADH-dependent [FeFe] hydrogenase, group A6: MAKTVNVFIDGHHLEVPETMTIIEAADKIGIYIPRLCYHPDLPPTGNCGVCVVEIAGNPTPKRACCTPVAEGMKIVTNSKKLRSYRKTVVEMILSNHDVTCPTCPANNKCELQSLANNLGVDSEALPNILVKTPADESSLSIIRDTNKCIGCGRCITVCNEVQTVYALTFAERGIDTHIDTAFSQGMANSPCVNCGQCTVYCPTGALHERSELDAVWEAILDPEKHVIVQEAPSIRVSLGEEFGMPLGSVTPKKMYAALRKIGFDSVMDTNFTADLTIMEEGTECVTKLKAGEKRPLITSCSPGWIKFMETYYPDLADCVSTAKSPMSMFGVLSKTYYAQEKGIDPAKIVSVAIMPCTAKKFEARRPELSDSGFQDTDYVLTTREFIRMIKEAGIDFANIPDEEPDEGMSFYTGAGTIFGATGGVMEAAIRSAYYLVTGTDLQNVDITAVRGLEGVKEASVDVPGFGKVNVAVAHGLSNARKVLDRVREGLATKGESPWHFIEIMACPGGCVGGGGQPYGNDIASRARRGLALYEEDRNLPVRMSHHNPEVLKVYEKFLGEPNSKLALKLLHTHYFKRSVFNGQVTAEITHKHG, encoded by the coding sequence ATGGCTAAAACAGTAAATGTCTTTATAGACGGTCATCATCTGGAAGTTCCGGAGACAATGACTATTATAGAAGCCGCAGATAAAATTGGAATTTATATTCCCCGTTTGTGTTATCACCCCGATTTACCTCCTACAGGAAATTGTGGTGTTTGTGTTGTGGAAATTGCAGGAAATCCAACTCCCAAACGTGCCTGTTGTACTCCTGTGGCGGAAGGAATGAAAATTGTTACTAATTCAAAGAAACTTCGTTCCTATCGTAAGACAGTTGTGGAAATGATTCTTTCCAATCATGATGTAACCTGTCCTACTTGTCCTGCCAACAATAAATGCGAATTACAATCCCTGGCAAATAATCTGGGAGTGGATTCTGAGGCGTTACCTAACATTTTGGTTAAAACACCTGCCGATGAATCCAGTTTGTCCATTATCAGAGATACCAATAAATGTATCGGATGCGGACGTTGTATAACCGTATGTAACGAAGTGCAAACGGTTTATGCTCTCACTTTTGCCGAAAGAGGAATTGATACCCATATTGATACTGCCTTCAGTCAGGGAATGGCAAATAGCCCATGTGTTAATTGTGGTCAGTGTACTGTTTATTGTCCTACGGGTGCATTGCACGAAAGAAGTGAACTGGATGCTGTTTGGGAAGCGATTTTAGACCCTGAAAAACATGTGATAGTTCAGGAAGCACCTTCCATTCGTGTTTCTTTAGGTGAAGAATTTGGAATGCCTTTAGGTAGCGTAACTCCTAAAAAAATGTATGCAGCTCTGCGTAAAATCGGTTTTGATTCGGTTATGGATACCAATTTTACTGCCGATTTAACCATTATGGAAGAAGGCACGGAATGCGTAACCAAACTGAAAGCGGGAGAAAAGAGACCGCTGATTACTTCCTGTTCTCCCGGTTGGATTAAATTTATGGAGACCTATTATCCCGATTTAGCGGATTGTGTTTCAACGGCAAAATCACCTATGAGTATGTTTGGAGTTCTTTCCAAGACCTATTATGCCCAGGAAAAAGGAATTGATCCTGCTAAAATTGTCTCGGTTGCCATTATGCCATGCACCGCTAAGAAATTTGAAGCACGACGTCCAGAATTAAGCGATAGCGGTTTTCAGGATACCGATTATGTTTTAACAACGCGGGAATTTATTCGGATGATTAAAGAAGCGGGAATTGATTTTGCTAACATACCGGATGAAGAACCGGACGAAGGAATGAGTTTTTATACCGGTGCAGGAACAATTTTTGGAGCCACAGGCGGAGTTATGGAAGCTGCAATTCGTAGTGCTTATTACCTTGTAACTGGCACTGATTTGCAGAATGTGGATATTACGGCAGTGCGTGGACTGGAAGGAGTTAAAGAAGCATCGGTTGATGTTCCCGGCTTTGGAAAAGTGAATGTAGCTGTTGCTCATGGACTTTCCAACGCGCGTAAGGTTCTTGATCGTGTGCGTGAAGGTCTTGCCACAAAAGGTGAATCCCCCTGGCATTTTATTGAAATTATGGCTTGTCCGGGAGGTTGTGTAGGTGGAGGAGGCCAACCTTACGGCAATGATATTGCTTCCAGAGCGAGAAGAGGTTTGGCTTTATATGAAGAAGACCGTAATTTACCTGTTAGAATGTCGCATCATAATCCGGAAGTTCTAAAGGTCTATGAAAAATTCCTCGGTGAGCCAAATTCCAAACTTGCCCTTAAGCTATTACATACACATTACTTTAAACGCTCCGTATTCAACGGACAAGTTACCGCAGAAATTACTCATAAACACGGATAA
- a CDS encoding XdhC family protein, with protein MDNLAYFEKLLILLQEHSPVWQANIIESDGSTPAKTGMKLAIPLKEEPFGNLGGGELEHTVIEKIRNDKPGKATIYIFNLSADGSKSGIETSMLCGGYVKVYVEPLFSPDKLYIIGAGHCGKALGKLACLCGFYVVLIDNRKEIIDNLPEDCCHRAIYHDYANLAEIIDFNPNTWIVIMTHGHLHDKEVLEQCLRKPFRYLGMIGSKTKAAATFTKLKEKGFTPEELAKCHSPVGLPIGSNTPYEIAVSIMAELISLRNLQDKEEKSFVHKEIKR; from the coding sequence ATGGATAACCTTGCTTATTTTGAAAAACTGCTTATTTTACTGCAAGAACATAGCCCTGTCTGGCAGGCAAATATTATTGAAAGCGATGGTTCAACTCCGGCAAAAACGGGAATGAAATTAGCCATTCCGTTAAAGGAAGAACCATTTGGCAATTTGGGTGGAGGGGAATTGGAACATACGGTTATAGAGAAAATTAGAAATGATAAACCCGGAAAAGCCACAATTTATATTTTTAATTTATCTGCAGATGGCTCTAAATCCGGAATTGAAACTTCTATGCTGTGCGGAGGTTATGTAAAAGTATATGTTGAACCGTTATTTTCCCCCGATAAACTTTATATTATTGGAGCGGGACATTGCGGCAAAGCATTAGGAAAATTAGCTTGCCTTTGCGGTTTTTATGTTGTCCTGATAGACAACCGAAAAGAAATTATTGATAATTTACCTGAGGATTGTTGTCATCGTGCTATATATCACGATTATGCAAACCTGGCTGAGATTATTGATTTTAATCCCAATACTTGGATTGTGATTATGACTCACGGTCACTTGCACGATAAAGAAGTTCTGGAACAATGCCTGAGAAAACCCTTTCGCTATTTGGGAATGATTGGCAGTAAAACTAAAGCAGCCGCTACTTTTACTAAATTGAAAGAAAAGGGATTTACCCCGGAAGAGCTGGCTAAATGCCATTCACCTGTAGGTTTACCTATCGGATCAAATACACCTTACGAAATTGCAGTGAGCATTATGGCAGAGCTTATCTCGTTGCGTAATCTTCAAGATAAAGAGGAAAAGAGTTTTGTTCACAAAGAGATAAAGAGATAA
- a CDS encoding (2Fe-2S) ferredoxin domain-containing protein: protein MKTLADLKKIREKAQEEMKLRGGNTRIKIVVGMGTSGIAMGAREVMKTFLEEIANRNLTDVLVTQTGEKGLSSLEPVVDIIEEGKPKVTYGNMTPEKVKKVVVEHIVNGRIVSDYVVATGN from the coding sequence ATGAAAACACTCGCAGACCTTAAAAAAATCCGTGAAAAAGCTCAGGAAGAAATGAAACTTCGCGGTGGAAACACACGCATCAAAATAGTGGTCGGGATGGGCACATCCGGAATCGCTATGGGTGCAAGAGAAGTTATGAAAACCTTCCTGGAAGAAATTGCTAACCGCAATTTAACTGATGTTTTAGTTACTCAAACAGGTGAAAAAGGGCTTTCTTCCCTGGAACCCGTTGTGGATATTATTGAAGAAGGCAAGCCAAAAGTCACTTACGGCAATATGACTCCCGAAAAAGTTAAAAAGGTAGTTGTAGAACACATAGTAAATGGCAGAATCGTTTCAGATTATGTTGTCGCTACAGGCAACTGA
- the nuoF gene encoding NADH-quinone oxidoreductase subunit NuoF has product MKFYRSHILVSINETSLAAGVQEFITALRNELAKNDLAEEINILETGPLGFFGRGICLTVYPENINYEGVKIEDIPELVQEHFLKGRPVKRLMVGVTEKFSPKFNYENRIVLRNSGIIDPENIDDYIGAGGYVALEKALTNMQPNDIIAEVKKSGLKGRGGAAFPAGLKWSFTSALDVPQKYVVVNADEGEPGTFKDRLIMEGDPHQLLEGIILCARAVGASKAYIYIRGEYKLCIARLEKAIKQAYDYGILGKNIFDSGFDLDIELKIGAGAYVCGEETALIESLEGNRGTPRWKPPFPGVEGLWKAPTIVNNVETLANVPFIIAKGADEFLQYGTPDCPGTKVYTILGDVAYPGLCEVDMGTTLRTIINDYAGGMKKGFRFKAALVGGAAGVILPDRLLDVKMDFTSLNQYSAVLGSGAILVLNEHQSIVDLLWSILRFFRHESCGKCSPCKNGTQQLYQLISKIRKGNGTMEDVNLMLLIAETMQQTSFCALGQSPIMAVRSAIENFTDEFIEITKK; this is encoded by the coding sequence ATGAAATTCTATCGCAGTCATATTTTGGTCTCAATTAATGAGACCTCTCTCGCAGCTGGAGTTCAGGAATTTATTACTGCTCTCCGCAATGAATTAGCCAAAAATGATTTAGCGGAAGAAATCAATATTCTGGAAACAGGACCTTTGGGCTTTTTCGGCAGAGGGATTTGCTTGACTGTATATCCCGAAAACATCAATTATGAAGGCGTTAAAATAGAAGATATTCCGGAACTTGTGCAGGAACATTTCCTGAAAGGACGCCCGGTAAAACGCTTAATGGTTGGAGTTACAGAAAAATTTAGTCCCAAGTTCAACTATGAAAACCGCATTGTTTTACGCAATTCAGGTATCATTGACCCCGAAAATATTGATGACTATATTGGTGCTGGCGGCTATGTAGCATTGGAAAAGGCATTAACTAATATGCAACCAAATGATATTATTGCCGAAGTGAAAAAATCGGGATTGAAAGGAAGAGGCGGAGCAGCATTTCCTGCAGGTCTTAAATGGAGCTTTACATCCGCTCTTGATGTTCCCCAAAAATATGTAGTTGTTAATGCTGATGAAGGAGAACCCGGCACTTTTAAAGACCGTTTAATTATGGAAGGAGACCCGCATCAATTGCTGGAAGGTATTATACTTTGTGCGCGTGCGGTAGGTGCCAGTAAGGCATATATTTATATCCGCGGTGAATATAAGCTCTGTATTGCCCGTTTGGAAAAAGCCATTAAACAAGCTTATGACTATGGCATTTTAGGCAAAAATATCTTTGATAGCGGATTTGACTTGGATATTGAACTCAAAATTGGAGCCGGAGCTTATGTTTGTGGAGAGGAAACAGCTTTAATTGAATCCCTGGAAGGAAACAGAGGAACTCCGCGTTGGAAACCACCTTTTCCCGGAGTGGAAGGACTTTGGAAAGCTCCTACGATAGTTAATAATGTTGAGACCTTAGCAAATGTGCCTTTCATTATTGCCAAGGGTGCCGATGAATTTTTGCAATATGGAACCCCTGATTGTCCTGGAACTAAGGTCTATACAATTCTTGGAGATGTTGCTTATCCGGGACTTTGCGAAGTGGATATGGGAACAACTTTAAGAACCATTATCAACGATTATGCAGGTGGAATGAAAAAAGGTTTCCGTTTCAAAGCAGCATTGGTAGGTGGAGCAGCCGGAGTTATTCTTCCCGATCGCCTTTTAGATGTGAAAATGGATTTTACCAGCTTGAATCAATATTCTGCTGTTTTAGGTAGCGGAGCCATTTTAGTTTTGAATGAACACCAGAGTATTGTTGATTTGCTTTGGAGTATTCTGCGTTTCTTCCGCCATGAATCCTGCGGAAAATGTTCTCCTTGTAAAAACGGAACCCAACAGCTTTATCAGCTAATTTCCAAAATCCGCAAAGGAAATGGGACTATGGAAGATGTGAATTTAATGCTCTTAATAGCTGAAACAATGCAGCAAACATCTTTCTGTGCTTTAGGTCAATCGCCAATTATGGCTGTTCGCAGTGCGATTGAAAATTTTACCGATGAATTCATTGAAATAACCAAAAAGTAA
- a CDS encoding D-glycero-alpha-D-manno-heptose-1,7-bisphosphate 7-phosphatase codes for MTAKDIKRAIFLDRDGVISPDDFGYLSNPEEYHLYPYTIEALKIFKELNFLLFVVTNQSGIARGYFTIDDLEKVLAKMRSLLSAGGIELDGVYYSPYYKDGIVPPYNIDHIDRKPGIGMFKKAYSEFHFQIEGSYMIGDRISDLGFGRNAHLKNILLLTGNGEKDFMKILETDDLRPDFVCENLLTAAKLIRDYKL; via the coding sequence ATGACAGCAAAAGATATTAAACGCGCTATTTTTTTAGACCGGGATGGCGTTATAAGTCCTGATGATTTTGGCTATTTAAGCAATCCGGAAGAATATCATCTTTATCCTTACACAATTGAGGCGTTAAAAATATTTAAGGAACTTAATTTTTTGCTTTTCGTGGTTACCAATCAGTCCGGAATTGCCAGGGGTTATTTTACTATTGACGACTTGGAAAAAGTGCTGGCAAAAATGCGTTCTTTGCTTTCCGCAGGAGGAATAGAACTTGATGGCGTTTATTATTCCCCTTATTATAAAGACGGAATCGTTCCACCATATAATATTGATCACATAGATCGCAAACCAGGCATTGGAATGTTCAAAAAGGCATATTCCGAGTTTCATTTTCAAATAGAGGGTTCCTATATGATTGGAGACCGCATCAGTGATCTTGGTTTCGGCAGAAATGCTCACCTTAAAAATATCTTGCTATTGACAGGGAATGGAGAAAAGGACTTTATGAAAATTCTGGAAACGGATGATTTAAGACCAGATTTCGTCTGCGAGAATTTGTTGACCGCCGCTAAACTAATTAGAGATTATAAGTTATGA
- the nuoE gene encoding NADH-quinone oxidoreductase subunit NuoE, producing MIKEICQKYAPRKDNLIQILHEIQDQDPQHYISPEAVDTVAEYLDIPVNHIYGVLTFYTMYSTKPRGKNIIRLCESPPCYIKGSDNMLRKLKVLLGINIGETTKDGLFTLEFTSCLGVCGNAPVMMINDDVYGDLTEEKVEEIIERIRGRR from the coding sequence ATGATAAAAGAAATTTGTCAAAAATATGCTCCCCGTAAGGATAATCTGATTCAGATTCTCCATGAAATTCAGGATCAAGACCCTCAGCACTATATTTCTCCTGAAGCAGTAGATACTGTTGCTGAATATCTTGATATTCCTGTGAATCATATTTATGGAGTGCTGACATTTTACACTATGTATAGCACTAAACCAAGAGGCAAAAATATTATCCGCCTTTGCGAATCACCACCCTGTTATATTAAGGGCTCGGACAATATGCTGCGGAAACTGAAAGTTCTGCTTGGCATCAATATTGGCGAAACAACGAAAGACGGCTTATTCACACTTGAATTTACTTCCTGTTTAGGTGTTTGTGGAAATGCACCTGTGATGATGATTAATGATGATGTTTACGGTGACCTCACGGAAGAGAAAGTGGAAGAAATTATTGAAAGAATCAGAGGGAGGAGATAA
- a CDS encoding NADH-quinone oxidoreductase subunit NuoF, with protein sequence MSLKRIDLLICCGSGCVSAGALKVKEQFHNVLKTKGLTNEINIIETGCMGPCDYGPVIVIYPEGVFYKKVTPDDVEEIVNEHFLKGRPVKRLMLQDEEDKTFLTQKEIPFYQKQVKVALANCGYIDPESIEEYIATGGYEALGTVLTTLTPQQTIDIIKKSGLRGRGGGGFPTYLKWQMVHDNPVEEKYFICNGDEGDPGAFMDRSLLEGDPHRVLEGMMIAAYATGAQNGYFYIRAEYPLAIKRIKMAIEKAKETGLLGKNIFGSEFSFEAEVRTGAGAFVCGEETALIQSIEGQRGNPTPKPPYPAVQGLYKKPTVVNNVETLGNIATIILKGADWFASMGTETSKGTKVFALTGDIRNTGLVEVPMGITLRELIFDVGGGMIGDHKFKAVQLGGPSGGCLTTQHLDVPIDYESLKERGAMMGSGGVIVMNEEKCMVNVAKFFMDFCVDESCGKCSPCKIGLKQMLEILKRIDSGYGKEGDIEELQHLGETISKISLCGLGQTAPNPVLSTIRYFRDEYEAHIRDKSCANKVCPDLMHFEIDKDKCIGCSLCARKCPVSCISGSREEKYTINQLSCIKCGTCMDVCPVKAISKIPGMHPEVKAMREAEELQKQNQEE encoded by the coding sequence ATGTCATTAAAACGTATTGACCTATTGATTTGCTGTGGGTCAGGATGTGTAAGTGCCGGTGCCTTAAAAGTTAAAGAACAGTTTCATAATGTCCTAAAAACAAAAGGACTGACAAATGAAATCAACATCATTGAAACCGGTTGTATGGGACCCTGTGATTATGGTCCGGTAATTGTAATTTACCCGGAAGGTGTTTTCTACAAAAAAGTTACCCCTGATGATGTAGAAGAAATTGTGAATGAACACTTTTTAAAGGGGCGTCCTGTAAAACGTTTGATGCTTCAGGATGAAGAAGATAAGACCTTCCTTACGCAGAAAGAAATCCCTTTTTACCAAAAACAGGTGAAAGTAGCCCTTGCCAATTGCGGTTATATTGATCCAGAAAGCATTGAAGAATACATTGCTACCGGCGGTTATGAAGCATTGGGAACTGTTTTAACTACTCTAACTCCTCAGCAGACCATAGATATTATTAAAAAATCAGGATTGCGGGGAAGGGGAGGAGGCGGTTTTCCTACTTACCTTAAATGGCAAATGGTGCACGACAATCCTGTAGAAGAAAAATACTTTATTTGCAATGGAGACGAAGGCGATCCCGGTGCTTTTATGGATAGAAGTTTACTGGAAGGTGATCCGCATCGTGTTTTGGAAGGAATGATGATTGCTGCTTATGCTACCGGAGCCCAAAACGGATATTTTTATATCCGGGCAGAATATCCTTTAGCTATCAAGCGGATCAAAATGGCTATTGAAAAAGCTAAGGAAACCGGTTTGTTAGGTAAAAACATCTTTGGCAGTGAATTCAGTTTTGAAGCCGAAGTTAGAACGGGTGCAGGTGCCTTTGTTTGTGGCGAAGAGACAGCTTTAATTCAATCCATTGAAGGTCAAAGAGGAAATCCAACTCCCAAACCACCCTATCCTGCAGTCCAAGGTCTTTATAAAAAGCCAACCGTAGTAAATAATGTAGAGACCTTAGGCAATATTGCAACTATAATCCTAAAAGGAGCTGATTGGTTTGCTTCTATGGGAACAGAAACCAGTAAAGGGACAAAGGTCTTTGCCTTAACAGGAGATATAAGAAATACCGGTTTGGTTGAAGTTCCAATGGGAATTACTTTACGGGAACTGATTTTTGATGTAGGTGGAGGAATGATTGGCGACCACAAATTCAAAGCAGTTCAATTAGGAGGTCCCAGTGGCGGCTGTTTAACTACTCAGCATTTGGATGTTCCTATTGATTATGAAAGCTTAAAAGAACGTGGAGCGATGATGGGTTCGGGGGGAGTGATTGTAATGAATGAAGAAAAGTGTATGGTGAATGTTGCCAAGTTCTTTATGGATTTCTGCGTGGATGAATCCTGTGGAAAATGTTCTCCCTGCAAGATTGGCTTGAAACAAATGCTGGAAATATTAAAAAGGATTGATAGCGGATATGGCAAAGAAGGAGATATTGAAGAACTTCAACACCTGGGAGAAACCATTTCCAAGATTTCCCTTTGTGGATTAGGACAAACAGCTCCCAATCCTGTTCTTTCCACAATTCGTTATTTCCGCGATGAATATGAAGCTCATATTCGGGATAAAAGTTGCGCCAATAAGGTTTGTCCCGATCTAATGCATTTTGAGATAGACAAGGATAAATGCATAGGATGTTCCTTATGCGCGCGCAAATGTCCTGTAAGTTGCATTTCCGGTAGTCGGGAAGAAAAATATACGATCAATCAACTATCCTGCATCAAGTGCGGAACCTGTATGGATGTATGCCCTGTAAAAGCCATTTCCAAAATTCCGGGAATGCATCCTGAGGTTAAAGCAATGCGTGAAGCAGAGGAATTACAAAAGCAAAATCAAGAAGAATAA
- a CDS encoding putative LPS assembly protein LptD, which produces MKNKKICLLLIPLLLLTGLSLFAQKEARNYALSDSLFPEIPDSLKINLIETDSLFYKADSIHFEYDTEIIKLFGKPRINYQDTEIIADSITVDIKKERAFSYGPTKMRDGEQLLLGSNVRYDVKTQTGILNNGYSLIEDGYYTGSELRKVDKDIYDIDGGTFTNCDLEEPSFWFWSKQLRVYRGDKIVGKPVIGYVNHFPAFFFPFIIIPIRQGRHPGFLIPSPDYNNVDGFVIRNLALYYPYRDYADFVLGFDIMEKTGWKGHFDTEYLKRYAFSGNFNAAFQHSIDEYSTFDDWSLQGNHHQDLPEKSSLDATINFVSNKRIWESSSDVDQSLAQRLTSSVSYSKPIGSSYLNAGSYFTQDLINDTASLSLPSASFFLSSRPVSELFNVSPDSWLSNFNYRYNVYLEHTGNLREKNYSLGDFFWDNTIDPADTTGIRMLNEHHLGIKQNAGISHNSNLFGWLTLGKNFDYTEAWMDRDRNDDKFARGYAWTASANARFNLYGLRNFKNFPINSIRHIITPNIGYSYQPDTRKNSDLYSFGSIGVSNSQEASNLTFNLDNTWQMKYGKKGNETKLNDLLFWRMGTNANLKKKDKPFSNIAHTLYFKPGSFNLGTLSLNEGKYKLGSLKLSYSSQFSATQDPYKIQWDKMNLRNQYFSQGIVLSGSAPYNRYFSAPKNKSFEDFENSDSQKSVLEYMQETAGTNDWSFSISQNIYADKDIFHPATSSLRSSLTCKITQNWRLSYTNYYNLKTNDMLSQTLSFSRDLHCWKMDVNITLRNDYWDYRISLFNTLLPDALRFQTHDSKRY; this is translated from the coding sequence ATGAAAAATAAGAAAATCTGTCTGTTACTGATACCTTTACTGTTGCTAACAGGTCTTTCGCTTTTTGCTCAAAAAGAAGCAAGAAATTATGCTTTGTCTGATTCCCTATTTCCCGAAATTCCTGATAGCTTGAAAATTAATTTAATAGAGACGGATTCGCTTTTTTATAAGGCAGATAGCATTCATTTTGAATATGATACGGAAATTATTAAGCTTTTTGGCAAGCCCCGCATTAATTATCAGGATACAGAAATTATTGCCGATTCCATCACCGTAGACATCAAAAAAGAACGCGCTTTCAGCTATGGTCCTACCAAAATGAGAGATGGAGAGCAATTACTTTTAGGTTCCAATGTTCGTTATGATGTTAAAACTCAAACCGGTATTTTGAATAATGGATACAGCTTAATTGAAGATGGTTATTACACTGGAAGCGAACTTCGTAAAGTTGATAAGGATATTTATGATATAGATGGTGGCACTTTTACCAATTGTGATTTGGAAGAGCCATCTTTTTGGTTTTGGTCAAAACAATTAAGAGTTTACAGGGGAGATAAAATTGTCGGAAAACCTGTAATTGGTTATGTAAATCACTTTCCGGCATTCTTTTTTCCTTTTATTATAATTCCTATCAGGCAGGGAAGGCATCCCGGTTTTCTTATTCCTTCTCCTGATTATAATAATGTAGATGGTTTTGTGATCCGGAATTTAGCTTTATATTATCCTTATCGTGATTATGCCGATTTTGTTCTGGGCTTTGATATTATGGAAAAAACTGGTTGGAAAGGCCATTTTGATACCGAATACCTGAAACGCTATGCTTTTTCCGGAAATTTTAATGCTGCTTTTCAACACAGCATAGATGAATACAGCACTTTTGACGATTGGTCATTACAGGGAAATCATCATCAAGACCTTCCAGAAAAGTCATCTTTGGATGCAACTATCAATTTTGTAAGTAATAAACGCATTTGGGAAAGCAGCAGTGATGTAGACCAAAGTTTAGCTCAAAGATTAACTTCCAGTGTTTCCTATTCCAAACCGATTGGTTCTTCATATTTAAATGCCGGCAGCTATTTTACGCAGGATTTGATCAATGATACCGCTTCTTTATCTTTACCGAGTGCGTCTTTTTTCTTGTCCAGTAGACCCGTTTCTGAACTTTTTAATGTGTCTCCCGATTCATGGTTAAGCAATTTTAATTATCGCTATAATGTATATTTAGAACATACAGGGAATTTAAGAGAAAAGAATTATTCTTTAGGTGATTTTTTCTGGGATAACACAATTGATCCTGCAGATACAACAGGAATTAGGATGCTGAATGAACATCATTTGGGAATAAAACAAAATGCCGGAATTTCTCATAATTCCAATTTATTCGGATGGTTAACTTTAGGTAAGAATTTTGACTATACGGAAGCGTGGATGGATAGAGATAGAAATGATGATAAATTTGCCAGAGGTTATGCCTGGACTGCATCTGCAAATGCCAGATTTAATTTGTACGGTTTGCGAAATTTTAAAAATTTCCCTATTAATTCTATTCGGCATATAATTACACCTAATATCGGCTATTCCTATCAACCGGATACTAGGAAGAATTCCGATTTATACAGTTTTGGCAGTATCGGAGTAAGCAATTCCCAAGAGGCATCCAATCTAACTTTTAATTTAGATAATACTTGGCAGATGAAATACGGCAAAAAAGGAAACGAAACAAAACTTAACGACCTTTTATTTTGGCGAATGGGAACTAATGCCAATCTGAAAAAAAAGGATAAACCCTTTTCTAACATAGCACATACACTATATTTCAAACCAGGAAGTTTTAACCTGGGAACTCTATCTTTAAATGAAGGAAAATATAAGCTTGGCAGTTTAAAACTTAGCTATTCCTCACAGTTTAGCGCAACTCAAGATCCCTATAAAATTCAGTGGGACAAAATGAACTTAAGGAATCAATATTTTTCTCAGGGAATAGTTCTTAGCGGTTCTGCACCTTACAACAGATATTTTTCTGCTCCTAAAAACAAAAGTTTTGAGGATTTTGAAAATTCCGATTCTCAAAAATCAGTTTTGGAATATATGCAAGAAACTGCAGGAACCAATGACTGGAGTTTTTCCATCAGTCAAAATATCTATGCCGATAAAGATATTTTTCATCCCGCAACCAGTAGTTTGAGATCAAGCTTAACCTGTAAAATCACGCAAAACTGGAGATTATCTTACACCAATTATTATAACCTGAAGACAAATGATATGCTTTCTCAAACACTTTCTTTTTCCCGAGACCTGCATTGCTGGAAAATGGATGTAAATATCACTTTGAGAAATGATTACTGGGATTACCGAATTTCCCTGTTTAATACTTTATTACCAGACGCTTTAAGGTTTCAAACCCATGACAGCAAAAGATATTAA